Proteins found in one Streptococcus iniae genomic segment:
- a CDS encoding DEAD/DEAH box helicase yields MARLIPGWVRNQGIDLYNQGLVVIEAEKDGLIEAEVDGHKLSYGIDDSAISCQCEFYGRKKYCQHIAALEYFLKNNNEGKVISQQLASQTENKAETEKMTSFGSLFLDGLKMNEDDTVSYRISASGSKSPYSGDYWWSLKINRLPDDRSYIIRDIKGFLNQVKKEGYYQIGKNYYEVLSLLRFDQASQDLIQFLWRISPDGEKIDQSFIFPNHARHLYLPGGFFEEGVYLLSDLYDFTFEGVNQQYHHLFVKPLAEESGLFSFDVHVHRKFIELVITEKNVQFLFDNEYLLFQDTFYHLNLKQRKIVGAIRNLPIESDLAKHIHFDLDDQAKLAASLLDFREVGKVSAPKSFAIRDFEADFYFDIKDHKQLVAQLVFNYGDTVVKDKQSLDHLPFASHYKKEEKIYRALAYYGFKGVFNSYKELNYSDELYYFFTKAIPYFEKIGSVHLSEQLLQMRYSEAPQIKISQKGSLLDISFDFSEVFENDIDDALDALFANNPYFVSKKGQLVVFDDETLRISKSLQELRAKQLHNGHLQLDGIAAMQMSQLFSEMSNVHFSEELQALVDNLNHPENYDLPQLDIAANIRDYQYYGIKWLSSLDKYGFGGVLADDMGLGKTLQTIAFLSSKLTKDSKILILCPSSLLYNWADEFEKFAPSLDVVVSYGLKTVRDQLISQGHQVTISSYASFRQDFESYQEHHYDYLILDEAQVIKNAQTKIAQNLRAFSAKNCFALSGTPIENKLLEIWSIFQIVLPGLLPAKKDFMKMEAKEVARYIKPFVLRRKKEEVLPELPDLIEMTYSNEMSESQKAIYLAQLRQMQERIRFSSDAQINRQKIEILSGITRLRQICDTPALFMDYKGDSGKLDSLQTLLVQIKENGHRALIFSQFRGMLDIAEKEMLKLGLSSYKITGSTPADERQEMTRAFNTGSKDAFLISLKAGGVGLNLTGADTVVLIDLWWNPAVEMQAISRAHRIGQKDNVEVYRLITRGTIEEKILELQENKRNLVTTVLDGNESRASMSVEEMKEILGIN; encoded by the coding sequence ATGGCGAGATTAATTCCAGGTTGGGTTAGAAATCAAGGAATAGACCTTTACAATCAAGGTCTAGTAGTAATTGAAGCTGAAAAAGATGGTCTCATTGAGGCTGAAGTAGATGGTCATAAACTTTCTTATGGGATTGACGATAGTGCGATTTCTTGTCAATGTGAATTTTATGGCCGTAAAAAATACTGTCAACATATTGCCGCTTTGGAGTATTTTTTAAAGAATAACAACGAAGGAAAAGTTATTTCTCAACAATTAGCCAGCCAAACAGAGAACAAGGCAGAAACAGAAAAAATGACCTCATTTGGAAGCCTTTTTTTGGATGGTTTAAAAATGAATGAAGATGATACTGTTTCATACAGGATTTCAGCAAGTGGCTCTAAAAGTCCTTATTCTGGAGATTATTGGTGGAGTTTGAAAATCAATCGCTTGCCAGATGACCGGTCTTATATCATTCGGGATATAAAGGGGTTTTTAAATCAAGTTAAAAAAGAAGGTTATTACCAAATTGGAAAAAATTATTATGAAGTTCTATCTCTTCTAAGGTTTGACCAAGCCAGTCAAGATTTAATCCAATTTTTATGGCGCATTTCACCAGATGGTGAAAAGATAGATCAGAGTTTTATTTTTCCAAATCATGCCAGACATTTATACTTACCCGGAGGCTTTTTTGAAGAAGGGGTTTACCTTTTATCAGATCTCTATGATTTCACCTTTGAAGGTGTTAATCAACAATACCATCATCTTTTTGTAAAACCTTTAGCAGAGGAATCCGGACTATTCTCTTTTGATGTTCACGTTCATCGTAAATTCATTGAACTTGTTATCACTGAAAAAAATGTGCAATTTTTATTTGATAATGAATACCTTTTGTTTCAAGATACTTTTTACCATTTGAATTTGAAACAGCGAAAAATTGTAGGGGCTATTCGAAATCTTCCAATTGAATCTGATTTAGCTAAACACATTCATTTTGATTTAGATGATCAAGCAAAATTAGCAGCAAGTTTGCTGGATTTTCGTGAGGTTGGTAAGGTTAGTGCCCCTAAAAGTTTTGCCATCCGAGATTTTGAGGCTGATTTTTATTTTGATATCAAAGATCACAAACAACTCGTGGCACAACTTGTTTTTAATTATGGAGATACTGTCGTTAAAGACAAACAAAGTTTGGATCATTTGCCTTTTGCAAGTCATTACAAAAAAGAAGAGAAAATATACCGTGCTTTAGCTTATTATGGCTTTAAGGGTGTTTTTAACAGTTATAAAGAGCTTAATTACTCAGATGAACTTTATTATTTTTTTACAAAAGCTATTCCTTATTTTGAAAAGATAGGGTCTGTTCATCTGTCTGAACAATTGCTGCAAATGCGTTATTCTGAAGCTCCTCAAATTAAGATTAGCCAAAAAGGGAGTTTACTAGATATTTCATTTGATTTTTCAGAAGTCTTTGAAAATGATATTGATGATGCTTTAGATGCTCTTTTTGCCAACAATCCTTATTTTGTAAGTAAAAAAGGCCAATTGGTTGTTTTTGATGATGAAACCTTGCGAATCAGTAAGTCATTACAGGAATTAAGGGCTAAACAATTACACAATGGTCATTTACAACTTGATGGGATTGCTGCTATGCAGATGTCTCAACTGTTTTCAGAAATGTCTAATGTGCATTTTTCAGAAGAACTACAGGCGCTTGTTGATAACCTTAATCATCCAGAAAATTATGACTTACCACAACTTGACATAGCTGCCAACATTAGAGATTATCAGTACTATGGCATAAAATGGTTATCATCATTGGATAAATATGGATTTGGAGGAGTTTTAGCTGACGATATGGGTTTGGGGAAAACCCTTCAAACCATAGCATTTTTAAGCAGTAAATTAACAAAAGACTCTAAAATTTTAATCTTATGCCCGTCAAGTTTGCTCTACAATTGGGCGGATGAGTTTGAAAAATTTGCCCCAAGCCTTGATGTCGTTGTTTCTTACGGCTTAAAAACAGTTAGAGATCAATTGATTAGTCAAGGCCATCAAGTAACGATTAGCAGTTATGCCTCTTTTAGACAAGATTTTGAGTCCTATCAAGAACATCATTATGACTACTTGATTCTTGATGAAGCTCAAGTGATTAAAAATGCTCAGACCAAGATTGCTCAGAATTTACGAGCATTTAGCGCAAAAAATTGCTTTGCCTTATCTGGAACACCAATTGAGAATAAATTGCTTGAAATTTGGTCCATTTTCCAAATTGTCTTACCAGGTTTATTACCTGCCAAAAAAGATTTTATGAAAATGGAAGCCAAAGAGGTTGCCCGCTATATCAAGCCCTTTGTTTTACGTCGAAAAAAAGAAGAAGTTCTTCCTGAATTGCCTGATTTGATTGAAATGACCTATTCTAATGAAATGTCTGAAAGTCAAAAAGCAATTTATTTAGCACAATTACGTCAGATGCAAGAGCGGATACGTTTTTCATCGGATGCGCAAATCAATCGACAAAAAATCGAAATTTTATCAGGCATTACACGTTTGCGGCAAATTTGTGATACGCCAGCATTATTTATGGACTACAAAGGGGATAGTGGAAAATTAGACAGTTTACAAACCTTACTTGTTCAAATCAAAGAAAATGGTCACAGGGCTTTGATATTTTCTCAATTCAGAGGAATGCTTGATATTGCTGAGAAAGAGATGTTAAAACTTGGTTTAAGCAGCTACAAAATTACAGGGTCAACGCCAGCTGATGAACGGCAAGAAATGACACGTGCCTTTAACACGGGATCAAAAGATGCCTTTCTTATTTCTTTAAAGGCTGGTGGCGTTGGACTCAATTTAACCGGTGCTGATACCGTTGTGCTTATTGATTTATGGTGGAATCCTGCTGTTGAAATGCAAGCCATTAGCCGTGCCCACCGAATTGGTCAAAAAGATAATGTTGAAGTCTACCGTCTCATTACAAGAGGGACGATAGAAGAAAAAATCCTAGAACTCCAAGAAAACAAGCGAAACCTTGTAACCACTGTTCTTGATGGTAATGAAAGTCGTGCAAGCATGAGTGTGGAAGAAATGAAAGAAATTTTAGGAATAAATTAA
- the mltG gene encoding endolytic transglycosylase MltG yields the protein MTNHKDDEQNRQSTMGFKEQILAELEKANQIRKEKEEELLQQGLAGDEFRKKEQEVREAAQKTAQLYHDYQKETSQTWTSHQDNQEKGSCQIDLSQEVAQTKESDISKTIPYTPVMMADKEDDFYSAEGTNFADEKSGSSPESGGIVRHHSARRQKADKMAKKISTIVITTIVILILSVGLFATIFVYRAVNPVDKNDNTYVQVEIPVGSGNKLIGQVLEKEGVIRSATVFNFYTKFKNYSNFQSGYYNLQKSMTLDDISKALQNGGTDHPTKPALGKILIPEGFSIRQIAKAIQDNVNTKTSKDKTPFSSKEFLNLVQDEAFIKEMVRKYPKLLASIPKKSDAVYQLEGYLFPATYSYYKNTSMRDIVDEMLATTDATLAPYYDRIAASGKSVNDVLTLASLVEKEGSTDVDRRYIASVFYNRLNNGMALQSNIAILYAMGKLGDKTTLAEDAAIDTTINSPYNIYTNTGLMPGPVDSPGVAAIDATVKPADTDYLYFVANVHTGEVFYARTYDEHSANVQKYVNDQIQ from the coding sequence TTGACCAATCATAAGGATGATGAGCAAAATCGTCAGTCTACAATGGGCTTTAAAGAGCAAATTTTAGCTGAATTAGAAAAAGCAAATCAAATTCGAAAAGAAAAAGAGGAAGAACTTCTTCAGCAAGGTTTGGCCGGAGATGAATTCCGTAAAAAAGAGCAAGAAGTTCGAGAAGCTGCCCAAAAAACAGCTCAACTTTATCATGACTATCAAAAAGAAACTAGTCAGACTTGGACAAGCCATCAAGATAACCAGGAAAAAGGAAGCTGTCAAATTGATTTAAGTCAAGAAGTCGCTCAGACCAAAGAGTCTGACATTTCTAAGACTATTCCCTATACTCCTGTGATGATGGCAGATAAAGAAGATGATTTTTATTCTGCAGAGGGTACTAACTTTGCTGATGAAAAATCGGGTTCAAGTCCTGAATCAGGAGGAATTGTGAGACACCATTCTGCAAGACGTCAAAAAGCTGACAAGATGGCTAAAAAGATTTCAACCATAGTCATCACAACTATAGTAATTTTAATTTTATCGGTAGGCTTATTTGCTACTATTTTTGTTTATAGAGCAGTTAATCCAGTTGATAAAAATGATAATACTTATGTTCAAGTTGAAATTCCGGTCGGTTCGGGTAATAAACTCATTGGACAGGTTCTTGAAAAAGAAGGTGTTATTAGAAGTGCTACCGTCTTTAACTTCTATACTAAGTTTAAGAATTATTCAAATTTCCAAAGTGGCTATTATAATTTGCAAAAGAGTATGACATTGGATGATATTTCAAAAGCCTTACAAAATGGTGGAACAGATCATCCCACAAAACCTGCGTTAGGGAAGATACTAATTCCTGAAGGGTTTAGTATTCGACAAATTGCAAAGGCAATTCAAGATAATGTTAATACCAAAACAAGCAAAGATAAAACACCTTTTAGTTCGAAAGAGTTTTTAAATCTTGTGCAAGATGAAGCCTTTATTAAAGAAATGGTTAGGAAGTATCCAAAGCTTTTGGCAAGCATTCCCAAAAAATCAGATGCAGTCTATCAGCTAGAGGGCTACCTTTTCCCAGCTACTTATAGTTATTACAAAAACACATCAATGCGAGATATTGTTGATGAAATGTTAGCAACTACAGATGCAACGCTTGCTCCTTACTATGATAGGATTGCTGCTAGTGGGAAATCAGTCAATGATGTTCTTACTTTAGCATCTCTTGTTGAAAAAGAAGGCTCTACAGATGTAGATCGTCGTTACATTGCAAGTGTCTTCTACAACCGTTTGAATAATGGCATGGCACTTCAGTCTAACATTGCTATTTTATATGCTATGGGGAAACTTGGCGATAAAACAACACTAGCTGAGGATGCTGCTATTGACACAACCATCAACTCGCCCTATAATATTTATACTAATACAGGCTTAATGCCTGGACCTGTTGACAGTCCAGGAGTTGCGGCGATTGATGCAACTGTTAAACCTGCAGATACTGATTATTTGTACTTTGTTGCTAATGTGCATACAGGTGAGGTCTTCTATGCAAGAACTTACGATGAACATTCTGCAAATGTTCAAAAATACGTCAACGATCAAATCCAGTAG
- the dnaI gene encoding primosomal protein DnaI, whose protein sequence is MEKIGETISKLNQQRHVNSEALIQTILSDSEIAAFIQSHDLSQETINLSLSKFNQFLLERQKYNNSDPSYIAKGYAPILVMNEGYADVSYRETRELIEAKKKAEISDRINLVNLPKSYRHIKMSDFDITNQSRMAVLSEIIDFVEAYPSLEQKGLYLYGDMGIGKSYLMAAMARELSEKKGVSTTLLHFPSFTIDVKNAISSGSVKEEIDAVKTVPVLILDDIGAEQATSWVRDEVLQVILQYRMLEELPTFFTSNYSFDDLERKWANIKGSDETWQAKRVMERVRYLAREFHLEGANRR, encoded by the coding sequence ATGGAAAAAATTGGTGAAACCATATCTAAACTGAACCAGCAAAGGCATGTGAATTCTGAAGCTTTGATTCAAACAATCCTTTCAGATTCTGAGATTGCTGCCTTTATTCAATCACATGATTTGTCTCAAGAGACCATTAATTTGAGTTTATCGAAGTTCAATCAGTTTTTGTTAGAGCGTCAGAAGTATAACAATTCAGATCCATCTTATATTGCTAAGGGCTATGCTCCGATTTTAGTGATGAATGAAGGGTATGCTGATGTGTCTTACCGTGAAACACGGGAGTTAATCGAGGCCAAGAAAAAGGCAGAAATTTCAGATCGGATTAATTTGGTCAATCTTCCTAAATCATACCGTCATATCAAAATGTCAGACTTTGACATTACCAATCAAAGCCGTATGGCTGTGCTATCAGAAATCATTGATTTTGTTGAAGCTTATCCGTCACTAGAACAAAAAGGCCTCTATTTATACGGGGATATGGGAATTGGGAAATCATACCTCATGGCTGCTATGGCAAGAGAGTTATCTGAGAAAAAGGGAGTGTCGACAACACTATTACATTTCCCAAGTTTCACAATTGATGTTAAAAATGCCATTTCATCTGGTTCAGTTAAAGAAGAAATTGATGCTGTTAAAACTGTTCCTGTCTTAATTTTAGATGATATTGGTGCAGAACAAGCAACATCATGGGTTCGTGATGAAGTTTTGCAAGTTATTTTGCAATATCGCATGCTTGAAGAATTGCCGACTTTCTTCACCTCTAACTATAGTTTTGATGATTTAGAGAGAAAATGGGCAAACATTAAAGGTTCTGATGAAACTTGGCAAGCCAAACGTGTTATGGAACGTGTGCGTTATCTAGCGCGTGAATTTCATTTAGAAGGCGCAAATCGCCGTTAA
- the der gene encoding ribosome biogenesis GTPase Der, whose amino-acid sequence MVLPTVAIVGRPNVGKSTLFNRIAGERISIVEDVEGVTRDRIYTTGEWLNRKFSLIDTGGIDDVDAPFMEQIKHQAQIAMEEADVIVFVVSGKEGITDADEYVSRILYRTNKPVILAVNKVDNPEMRNDIYDFYSLGLGEPFPVSSVHGIGTGDVLDAIVENLPVEVAEENDDIIRFSLIGRPNVGKSSLINAILGEDRVIASPVAGTTRDAIDTNFTDADGQEYTMIDTAGMRKSGKVYENTEKYSVMRAMRAIDRSDVVLLVINAEEGIREYDKRIAGFAHEAGKGMIIVVNKWDTLEKDNHTVSNWEADIRDQFQFLAYAPIIFVSAVTKQRLNKLPEMIKRISDSQNRRIPSAVLNDVIMDAIAINPTPTDKGKRLKIFYATQVSVKPPTFVVFVNEEELMHFSYLRFLENQIRAAFTFEGTPIHLIARKRK is encoded by the coding sequence ATGGTTTTACCTACAGTTGCCATTGTTGGACGTCCTAATGTTGGCAAGTCCACACTATTTAACCGAATTGCAGGGGAGCGTATTTCCATTGTTGAAGATGTCGAAGGGGTAACCCGTGACCGTATTTATACAACTGGAGAATGGCTCAATCGTAAATTTTCATTGATTGATACTGGTGGTATTGATGATGTTGATGCCCCATTTATGGAGCAAATTAAGCACCAAGCACAAATCGCAATGGAAGAAGCAGATGTTATTGTATTTGTTGTTTCTGGTAAAGAAGGGATTACAGATGCTGATGAGTATGTTTCAAGGATTTTATACCGTACCAATAAGCCGGTCATTCTAGCCGTTAATAAAGTCGACAACCCAGAGATGCGTAATGACATTTATGATTTTTACTCACTTGGTTTGGGTGAGCCTTTCCCGGTATCATCTGTTCATGGTATTGGTACAGGGGATGTTTTGGATGCTATTGTTGAAAACTTACCTGTTGAAGTAGCAGAAGAAAATGATGATATTATTCGATTTAGTTTGATTGGACGACCTAATGTTGGAAAATCTAGTTTAATCAATGCTATTTTAGGTGAAGACCGCGTTATTGCCAGTCCAGTTGCTGGTACAACTCGTGATGCCATTGATACTAATTTTACAGATGCTGATGGGCAAGAATACACCATGATTGATACAGCAGGTATGCGTAAATCAGGGAAAGTCTATGAAAATACTGAGAAATATTCTGTTATGCGTGCCATGCGTGCCATTGATCGCTCAGATGTTGTTTTACTTGTTATCAACGCTGAAGAGGGGATTCGAGAATACGATAAGCGTATTGCTGGCTTTGCGCATGAAGCTGGTAAGGGGATGATTATTGTCGTTAATAAATGGGATACTCTTGAAAAAGATAATCATACTGTTTCAAATTGGGAAGCAGATATCCGTGATCAATTCCAGTTCTTAGCATATGCTCCAATTATCTTTGTATCAGCTGTAACCAAGCAACGCTTGAACAAGCTTCCTGAGATGATTAAACGCATTAGTGATAGTCAAAACAGACGCATTCCATCTGCTGTCCTTAATGATGTTATCATGGATGCCATTGCTATTAATCCAACACCGACAGATAAAGGCAAGCGTCTTAAAATTTTCTATGCAACGCAAGTTTCTGTAAAACCGCCAACTTTTGTTGTCTTCGTTAATGAAGAAGAATTAATGCATTTTTCTTACTTACGTTTCTTAGAAAACCAAATTAGAGCAGCCTTCACCTTTGAAGGAACACCAATACATCTTATTGCGCGCAAACGGAAATAA
- a CDS encoding DnaD domain protein: MMKPINEFYYVQHNKIICNSNNLIQLYLPIIGSDAVSVYQYLTSFFDDGRRGHKFSEILNHLQIGMPRLEEALVQLTAMELLVFYQLPDFYLIKLQPTLDNDVFLANPVYYRLLEQKIGDLAISQLLVSIPKEARNISKRFSDVYGTVIDKQPSQVSQGKKQGVQFDLDSFRNLMNRDGLQFQNEQEDVISLYSLSEQFDMTWFDTYRLAKETAINGKIAPKRILLKKQADSTSAAQSEFTAPEQALIKEAKSSTALQFLEKIKQARRARVTKDERDILTRLAQMDFLDEVINVMVMYTFSKTNTANLQKTYITKIANDFAYQGVNYAEDAILKMRAFADRQESKTTKAKSKASNVPTWSNPNYQEETSAEDQARMDHFKKEALERLNKLKKGGE, from the coding sequence ATGATGAAACCCATTAATGAGTTTTATTATGTTCAGCATAATAAAATCATCTGCAATTCCAATAATTTAATTCAACTCTATCTTCCAATCATCGGAAGTGATGCTGTGTCGGTTTATCAATATTTGACTAGTTTTTTTGATGATGGCAGAAGAGGCCATAAATTTAGTGAGATTTTAAATCACTTGCAGATTGGGATGCCTAGACTTGAAGAGGCTTTGGTTCAATTGACTGCGATGGAATTGCTGGTTTTTTACCAATTGCCAGATTTTTATTTGATTAAGTTGCAACCAACCCTTGACAATGATGTGTTTTTGGCTAATCCCGTCTATTATCGCCTTTTAGAGCAAAAAATTGGTGATCTTGCAATTTCTCAATTGCTTGTCAGCATTCCTAAAGAAGCAAGAAATATTTCAAAACGTTTCTCAGATGTCTATGGTACGGTTATAGATAAACAACCAAGCCAGGTCAGTCAAGGGAAAAAGCAAGGGGTTCAATTTGATTTGGACAGTTTCCGAAATTTGATGAACCGTGATGGTTTACAATTTCAAAATGAGCAAGAAGATGTGATTTCTCTTTATAGTTTGTCAGAACAGTTTGACATGACATGGTTTGATACTTATCGTCTTGCAAAGGAAACGGCTATTAATGGTAAAATTGCTCCGAAACGTATTTTGTTAAAGAAGCAAGCTGATTCTACTAGCGCAGCTCAGTCAGAATTTACTGCACCAGAACAAGCCCTCATTAAGGAAGCTAAAAGCTCGACAGCTCTGCAATTTTTAGAAAAAATAAAACAAGCAAGACGTGCAAGGGTCACAAAAGATGAAAGAGATATTTTAACTCGTCTGGCTCAGATGGATTTTCTTGATGAAGTCATTAATGTGATGGTCATGTATACTTTTAGTAAGACCAACACGGCAAATTTGCAAAAGACTTATATTACAAAAATTGCAAATGATTTTGCTTATCAAGGGGTTAACTATGCTGAAGATGCTATTTTGAAAATGCGTGCTTTTGCTGATCGTCAGGAATCAAAGACAACCAAAGCTAAAAGTAAAGCTTCAAATGTCCCAACGTGGAGTAATCCTAATTATCAGGAAGAAACTAGTGCTGAGGACCAAGCTAGAATGGACCATTTCAAAAAAGAAGCTTTGGAACGCTTAAATAAACTTAAAAAAGGTGGTGAATAG
- a CDS encoding GNAT family N-acetyltransferase, with protein MLIRNVKESDWQAIHQIEATNFSKEEAISKEAIQERIKCIPDTFLVAEINDDIAGYIEGPIVQDPVLTDNLFHKVEKNPIKGGYLAITSLSIKAAYQKQGIGTALLAALKDLVLFQERQGILLTCHDYLIAYYEMNGFTYQGPSESKHGGGLWHDMLWKVPTL; from the coding sequence ATGCTGATAAGAAATGTTAAAGAAAGTGATTGGCAAGCAATCCATCAAATAGAGGCCACTAATTTTTCAAAAGAAGAAGCCATTAGTAAAGAAGCCATTCAAGAACGCATAAAATGTATTCCAGATACCTTCTTAGTTGCAGAAATAAATGATGACATTGCAGGCTACATTGAAGGTCCCATTGTTCAGGATCCCGTTTTGACAGATAATCTTTTTCATAAGGTTGAAAAGAATCCAATTAAAGGAGGCTATCTTGCCATTACAAGCCTGTCCATAAAAGCCGCTTATCAAAAACAAGGCATTGGAACGGCTTTATTAGCGGCATTGAAAGATTTAGTCCTCTTTCAAGAGCGTCAGGGGATTTTACTAACTTGTCACGACTATTTGATAGCTTATTATGAAATGAATGGATTCACCTATCAAGGTCCCTCAGAATCCAAACATGGTGGTGGCTTATGGCATGATATGTTATGGAAAGTGCCCACTCTTTAG
- a CDS encoding cold-shock protein: MTQGTVKWFNAEKGFGFISQENGPDVFAHFSAIQSDGFKSLDEGQKVMFDIEDGQRGPQAVNITKA; encoded by the coding sequence ATGACTCAAGGTACAGTAAAATGGTTTAACGCAGAAAAAGGCTTTGGCTTTATTTCACAAGAAAATGGTCCAGATGTGTTTGCTCACTTCTCAGCAATCCAATCTGATGGTTTCAAATCATTAGACGAAGGACAAAAAGTTATGTTTGATATCGAAGATGGCCAACGTGGTCCTCAAGCGGTTAACATTACAAAAGCGTAA
- the murC gene encoding UDP-N-acetylmuramate--L-alanine ligase produces MSKTYHFIGIKGSGMSALALMLHQMGHKVQGSDVEKYYFTQRGLEKAGITILPFSPDNITDDMELIAGNAFRKDNNDELAYAIEHNIPFKRYHEFLGDFMKQFTSLGVAGAHGKTSTTGLLSHVLRNITDTSYLIGDGTGRGSANAQYFVFESDEYERHFMPYHPEYSIITNIDFDHPDYFTGIEDVFAAFNDYAKQVQKALFVYGEDQELKKITANAPIYYYGFAEENDFIACDITRTTNGSDFKVKHNGHIIGNFHVPAYGRHNILNATAVIANLYIAGFDMALVAEHMVTFSGVKRRFSEKIINDTIIIDDFAHHPTEIVATIDAARQKYPSKEIVAIFQPHTFTRTIALLDEFAQALNEADSVYLAKIYGSAREVDHGDVKVEDLADRIIKPSQVVTVENVSPLLDHENAVYVFMGAGDIQLYERSFEELLANLTKNNQ; encoded by the coding sequence ATGTCAAAAACCTATCATTTTATCGGAATCAAAGGCTCTGGAATGAGCGCATTAGCATTAATGCTGCATCAAATGGGTCACAAGGTTCAAGGAAGTGATGTTGAAAAGTATTATTTTACACAAAGAGGATTGGAAAAGGCAGGAATTACCATTTTACCTTTTAGTCCGGATAATATCACTGATGATATGGAACTCATTGCAGGGAATGCATTCCGTAAGGATAATAATGATGAGCTAGCATACGCAATTGAACATAATATCCCTTTTAAACGTTATCATGAGTTTTTAGGAGACTTTATGAAGCAATTTACCAGTCTTGGAGTAGCTGGTGCTCATGGAAAAACATCTACAACAGGCCTCTTGTCACATGTTTTAAGAAATATTACTGATACCTCTTATCTCATTGGTGATGGTACTGGACGTGGTTCTGCAAATGCCCAATACTTTGTTTTTGAATCAGATGAGTATGAGCGTCACTTTATGCCATATCATCCTGAGTACTCAATCATTACAAATATTGACTTTGACCACCCAGATTATTTTACTGGCATTGAAGATGTCTTTGCTGCCTTTAACGACTATGCTAAACAAGTTCAAAAAGCACTCTTTGTTTATGGTGAAGACCAAGAATTGAAAAAGATTACAGCCAATGCTCCAATCTATTATTATGGTTTTGCTGAGGAAAATGATTTTATTGCTTGCGATATCACTCGGACAACAAATGGATCAGATTTTAAGGTGAAACATAATGGTCACATCATTGGTAACTTCCATGTGCCTGCTTATGGACGTCATAATATCTTAAATGCAACAGCAGTTATTGCTAACCTATACATTGCAGGCTTTGACATGGCCCTTGTTGCTGAGCATATGGTAACTTTCTCAGGAGTTAAACGTCGTTTCTCTGAAAAAATCATTAATGACACAATTATCATCGATGACTTCGCCCATCATCCAACAGAAATCGTTGCAACAATTGATGCAGCAAGACAAAAATACCCAAGTAAAGAGATTGTAGCAATTTTCCAACCACATACCTTTACACGCACCATTGCTTTGCTGGATGAGTTTGCTCAAGCTTTAAATGAAGCAGACAGTGTTTACCTTGCAAAAATCTATGGCTCCGCTCGTGAAGTGGATCATGGTGATGTTAAAGTTGAAGATTTAGCTGACAGAATCATCAAACCCTCACAAGTGGTAACGGTTGAAAATGTGTCACCCCTCTTAGATCATGAAAATGCTGTTTATGTCTTTATGGGAGCAGGAGATATTCAGTTGTATGAACGTTCTTTTGAAGAACTGCTGGCTAACTTGACTAAAAACAATCAATAA
- a CDS encoding transposase, translated as MSRKIRRHFTDDFKQQIVDLHHAGMKRSELIKEYELTPSTFDKWVRQAKTTGSFKTIDNLTDEQRELIELRKRNKELEMQLDILKQAAVIMARKEK; from the coding sequence ATGTCTAGAAAAATACGTCGCCACTTCACTGATGACTTTAAGCAACAAATCGTTGACCTTCACCATGCAGGGATGAAACGAAGTGAGCTTATCAAAGAATATGAGTTAACCCCATCAACCTTCGATAAGTGGGTTCGTCAGGCAAAAACAACTGGGTCATTTAAAACGATTGATAATCTGACAGATGAACAGCGTGAACTGATTGAACTCCGAAAACGCAATAAAGAACTCGAAATGCAGCTAGATATCCTAAAGCAAGCGGCAGTGATTATGGCACGAAAAGAGAAGTAA